Proteins found in one Mesorhizobium sp. CAU 1732 genomic segment:
- a CDS encoding AMP-binding protein: protein MSDRRMQSSFSWSPSRSQIEASSLQKFLSRHGLGDYAELVEKADADPAWFWDSVFRHHDILFDKEYRSVVEYTNGPEQPEWCLGGTTNVVLNCIDRHAGTAVWEKPAIVGVGEDGTERSLTYRELDREIAVLAGILKARGIGKGDVVAIYLPMVPEAAVALFAIMKIGAIMLPLFSGFGPEPIAARLAHAGVKAIVTADVALRRGKQIALLDTVLDALEDTPSPVEVIVLDRETGRVREGDGRYTAWRPGAEDVAPVPTEIVEADSPAMLIYTSGTSGAPKGTIHTHCGMLAKNALDMGLCIDMGRDDRLLWMSDMGWIAGPKMIFASALFGATLIIVEGTPTWPQNDRLFKIAAEQRATILGLVPTIIRQIMKSGGLAPEGRDLSALKCIISAGEPWTEEAWLWFFEKVGESRVPILNYAGGTECGGAILIGTMHHPSRPCSFGGPVPGSGVDIVDPRGEPVEKNVIGELVLRRASIGLTRGLWREPDRYMQAYWSQIPGMWVQGDLASRDEHGLWYLHGRSDDVIKIAGKRTGPSEIESVVMQTGLVKDCAVVGVDDPLSGSALLCVYVPAGDDEPDVSNTVIREAVAERCGASFRPKHFLRVTELPRTRNDKSMRRILRSIFHDTPLGDTSSLANPAIIDSIRSAFTDQIAAPRTRQ from the coding sequence ATGAGCGACAGACGAATGCAGAGTTCCTTTTCCTGGTCCCCTAGCAGAAGCCAGATCGAGGCAAGCAGCCTTCAAAAGTTCCTCTCCCGGCATGGTCTGGGCGATTATGCCGAACTGGTTGAAAAGGCCGATGCCGACCCGGCCTGGTTCTGGGATTCCGTCTTCAGGCATCACGACATTCTCTTCGACAAGGAATATCGCTCCGTCGTCGAATATACCAACGGGCCCGAGCAGCCCGAATGGTGTCTCGGCGGCACAACCAATGTCGTGTTGAACTGCATCGATCGCCACGCCGGAACGGCGGTTTGGGAAAAGCCCGCCATCGTGGGCGTCGGCGAAGACGGAACCGAGCGTTCGCTGACCTATCGCGAACTCGATCGCGAGATTGCAGTTCTCGCGGGCATCCTCAAGGCGCGCGGGATAGGCAAGGGCGACGTCGTCGCGATTTATCTGCCGATGGTTCCCGAGGCTGCCGTCGCACTCTTCGCGATCATGAAGATCGGGGCGATCATGCTGCCGCTGTTTTCGGGTTTCGGGCCCGAGCCGATCGCGGCGCGGCTGGCACATGCCGGCGTCAAGGCGATCGTAACGGCGGACGTTGCCCTGCGGCGCGGAAAGCAGATCGCTTTGCTCGACACCGTGCTGGACGCACTCGAGGACACGCCTTCGCCGGTGGAGGTGATCGTGCTCGATCGGGAAACCGGGCGCGTGCGGGAAGGAGACGGCCGCTATACCGCGTGGCGCCCGGGCGCAGAGGATGTCGCGCCCGTTCCCACCGAGATCGTCGAAGCGGATTCGCCGGCGATGCTGATTTACACGTCCGGCACCTCCGGCGCGCCGAAGGGCACGATACATACCCATTGCGGCATGCTGGCCAAGAACGCGCTCGACATGGGTCTCTGCATCGACATGGGTCGCGACGACCGGCTTCTGTGGATGAGTGACATGGGCTGGATCGCCGGCCCCAAGATGATCTTCGCGTCCGCGCTGTTCGGCGCGACGCTGATCATCGTCGAGGGCACTCCGACCTGGCCGCAAAACGACCGCCTGTTCAAGATTGCCGCAGAGCAGCGGGCCACCATCCTCGGTCTGGTGCCGACGATAATCCGCCAGATCATGAAAAGCGGGGGTCTGGCACCGGAAGGCAGGGACCTTTCCGCCTTGAAATGCATCATCTCCGCCGGCGAACCGTGGACCGAGGAAGCCTGGCTTTGGTTCTTCGAGAAGGTCGGCGAAAGCCGCGTCCCCATCCTGAATTATGCCGGTGGTACGGAATGCGGCGGCGCGATCCTGATCGGAACCATGCACCATCCGAGCCGTCCCTGCAGCTTTGGCGGACCGGTCCCGGGCTCCGGTGTCGATATCGTCGATCCGCGGGGCGAACCTGTCGAAAAGAACGTGATCGGCGAACTGGTGCTGCGCCGCGCCTCCATCGGCCTGACGCGTGGATTGTGGCGGGAGCCGGATCGCTACATGCAGGCCTACTGGAGCCAGATTCCGGGCATGTGGGTCCAGGGCGACCTCGCCTCGCGTGACGAGCACGGCCTTTGGTACCTGCATGGCAGGTCCGACGATGTGATCAAGATCGCGGGCAAGCGCACCGGGCCGAGCGAAATCGAGTCGGTCGTCATGCAGACCGGCCTCGTCAAGGATTGCGCGGTTGTCGGCGTGGACGACCCGCTGAGTGGGTCGGCTCTGCTCTGCGTCTATGTACCTGCCGGCGACGACGAACCCGACGTCAGTAACACGGTGATACGTGAAGCCGTCGCGGAACGGTGCGGCGCCTCGTTTCGCCCCAAACATTTCCTGCGAGTCACGGAATTGCCCCGCACGCGCAACGACAAGTCGATGCGCCGGATCCTGCGTTCGATCTTTCATGACACGCCGCTGGGCGACACCAGCTCGCTGGCGAATCCCGCAATCATCGACAGCATCCGATCCGCTTTCACGGACCAGATTGCTGCCCCAAGAACCCGTCAATAG
- a CDS encoding nuclear transport factor 2 family protein has protein sequence MNEDREFIETLKSEREIAKVIMRYARGSDRKDFDLMRSAYHEDAIDNHGPFNGPVKTYFEWADQHHERYDMLMHIMGNPHIEVEKDVAFAETYCLLLQRMKAERTYNSEVALHITIACRYVDRFEKRDGVWKIAVRNVVYEWVKKEWVSEEVAREGLAGSKLAFGKRSKDDMVYRVRDGQRS, from the coding sequence ATGAATGAAGACCGCGAATTCATTGAAACGCTGAAGTCTGAGCGCGAGATCGCCAAGGTGATCATGCGTTATGCACGCGGGTCGGACCGCAAGGACTTCGATCTGATGCGATCAGCCTATCATGAGGACGCGATCGACAATCACGGACCGTTCAACGGACCCGTGAAGACCTATTTCGAATGGGCCGACCAGCACCATGAGCGCTACGACATGCTCATGCATATCATGGGAAATCCTCATATCGAGGTGGAGAAAGACGTCGCCTTCGCGGAGACGTACTGCCTGCTGCTGCAGAGGATGAAGGCCGAGAGAACCTACAATTCCGAGGTGGCGCTGCATATCACCATCGCGTGCCGCTATGTCGATCGCTTCGAGAAACGCGACGGCGTGTGGAAGATCGCCGTGCGAAACGTGGTCTATGAATGGGTGAAGAAGGAGTGGGTCTCGGAGGAGGTCGCGCGCGAGGGCCTTGCGGGGTCTAAGCTTGCGTTCGGCAAGCGCTCCAAGGACGACATGGTCTATCGCGTCAGGGATGGACAGCGCTCCTGA
- a CDS encoding TRAP transporter substrate-binding protein, translating to MKQFLAPLAGAFACAMIAAPAIAQQKVPVVGSLLNVSSYEDFEKPFFNGTLPEALDGAMTFDLKSLTEMGLRGPEVLRIVSSGIAPIGAILIGYNTGDDPIFEAVDLAGLAPDAESGRAATEASFAFYEKLLQEKFGVQLLAIGAHPGQVFWCNSPVESFSDLAGKKVRVNGKGPAELVAALGGTSVFMSFGEVIPALQNRTVDCMVGGTLPTNRAGIHDVTTHVISTPVGWGQIAYIASGAFWNGLTEEQRTIIAAQSREVLQDNMWDVLLEQTEQGLACAAGLDTCRLGVKGNMTVVPPSEADTAYLREIFEGQLLSDWATRCGATCVTRFNETIGSAIGVTAVAR from the coding sequence ATGAAGCAGTTCTTGGCCCCGCTTGCGGGGGCGTTCGCCTGTGCGATGATCGCCGCACCTGCCATTGCGCAGCAAAAGGTTCCGGTGGTCGGGTCGCTGCTCAACGTCTCGTCCTACGAGGATTTCGAAAAGCCGTTCTTCAACGGAACGCTGCCTGAGGCCCTCGATGGCGCGATGACCTTCGACCTCAAATCGCTCACCGAAATGGGGCTGCGCGGCCCCGAAGTGTTGCGGATTGTCAGCAGCGGGATCGCGCCGATTGGCGCGATCCTCATCGGCTACAACACCGGGGACGATCCGATCTTCGAGGCGGTGGACCTGGCGGGCCTGGCGCCCGATGCCGAATCCGGAAGAGCGGCGACGGAAGCCTCCTTCGCATTCTATGAAAAACTCCTGCAGGAAAAATTCGGCGTCCAGCTCCTCGCTATAGGGGCGCATCCCGGCCAGGTCTTCTGGTGCAATTCGCCTGTCGAGAGCTTCTCCGACCTGGCCGGCAAGAAGGTTCGTGTTAACGGCAAGGGGCCTGCCGAACTCGTTGCCGCGCTGGGTGGGACGTCGGTATTCATGTCGTTCGGCGAGGTGATCCCCGCACTGCAGAACCGCACGGTCGATTGCATGGTGGGCGGCACGCTGCCGACCAATCGCGCGGGCATCCATGACGTGACGACGCACGTGATTTCGACGCCGGTCGGCTGGGGCCAGATCGCCTACATCGCCAGCGGTGCTTTCTGGAACGGCCTTACCGAGGAGCAGCGCACCATCATTGCAGCTCAGTCCAGAGAGGTCTTGCAGGACAACATGTGGGACGTGCTTCTCGAGCAGACCGAACAGGGCCTCGCCTGTGCGGCGGGCCTGGATACGTGCCGGCTGGGTGTAAAAGGCAACATGACCGTGGTGCCGCCTTCGGAAGCCGACACCGCCTATCTGCGGGAAATTTTCGAGGGGCAGCTTCTTTCAGATTGGGCGACCCGCTGCGGCGCGACATGTGTGACGCGTTTCAATGAAACGATCGGCAGCGCGATAGGGGTGACAGCCGTGGCGCGCTAG
- a CDS encoding MmgE/PrpD family protein, giving the protein MPGTIRDGDPRYGQEPLAVRLGAFAAGLSWGELDDEVRAEARRVFVNTLSVAVAGAADDGIRQIGGALLDMGEAGSVAVPGWPAGFNLPAAALVTAAAANVLDYDDTHIPTLIHLGAPIYGALVALAQQERVSGPQFLTAFVAGAEIACRLGLALTPAHYDDGFHVTATCGVVGAAVACGKVLGLDAGGMANAIGIAAHASSGLIENLSSGAKSVGVGDAARNGLMAAFYARAGIDAATTSVEGKNGFLRVLSRAPRAEGLDDGLGAVWQFLESSSKPYASCVLTFPVIDAVLELKERHGVNVDAIRAVEIHGNPLLLARADRVHPTTAREAKLSLHHSVAVSLINGTAGVKDFLQDAIENEDVRSLAGKVKAIGSHDFSTVAAKAKIMLDGDESVELTVSHGRGSRERPLTEDEVRRKALTIFSDAWPGVDGNARLRSVWEIADSADVAASLLPFLTK; this is encoded by the coding sequence ATGCCCGGCACAATCCGTGATGGTGATCCGCGATATGGACAGGAACCGCTTGCCGTGAGGCTGGGCGCGTTCGCCGCAGGTCTTTCCTGGGGCGAACTCGACGACGAGGTCCGCGCGGAGGCTCGGCGCGTATTCGTCAACACGCTGAGCGTTGCGGTGGCCGGCGCCGCGGATGACGGCATTCGCCAAATCGGCGGTGCGCTTCTCGATATGGGCGAGGCGGGGAGCGTGGCCGTGCCCGGCTGGCCGGCCGGTTTCAATCTTCCCGCTGCCGCTCTGGTCACCGCTGCCGCCGCAAACGTCCTCGACTACGACGACACCCATATTCCCACGCTGATTCACCTCGGCGCGCCGATTTACGGTGCGCTCGTCGCACTCGCCCAGCAGGAGCGGGTCAGTGGGCCACAGTTTCTCACCGCCTTCGTCGCGGGCGCGGAAATCGCCTGCCGGCTGGGTCTGGCTCTGACACCGGCCCACTATGACGATGGGTTCCACGTCACCGCGACTTGCGGCGTCGTCGGAGCGGCGGTCGCCTGCGGTAAGGTGCTCGGTCTGGACGCCGGCGGAATGGCGAACGCGATCGGCATTGCCGCCCATGCGTCGAGCGGGCTCATAGAAAATCTCAGCAGCGGGGCAAAAAGCGTCGGCGTCGGCGACGCTGCGCGCAACGGGCTCATGGCCGCCTTCTATGCGAGAGCAGGGATCGACGCCGCGACGACTTCGGTGGAGGGCAAGAACGGCTTTCTGCGGGTCCTGTCTCGCGCGCCGCGCGCGGAAGGTCTCGACGACGGTCTCGGCGCTGTCTGGCAATTTCTGGAATCGAGCAGCAAGCCCTACGCGTCATGTGTTCTCACCTTTCCCGTCATCGATGCGGTGCTGGAACTGAAGGAGCGTCATGGCGTCAACGTCGACGCGATCCGCGCGGTCGAGATACATGGCAATCCGCTTCTGCTCGCAAGAGCCGATCGCGTTCATCCCACCACTGCGCGCGAGGCCAAGCTGAGCCTGCATCACAGCGTTGCCGTGTCGTTGATCAACGGCACCGCCGGGGTGAAGGATTTCCTCCAGGACGCCATCGAAAACGAGGATGTCCGATCGCTGGCCGGCAAGGTGAAGGCAATCGGCTCGCACGACTTCAGCACGGTCGCCGCAAAAGCGAAGATCATGCTGGACGGAGACGAGAGCGTCGAGCTGACGGTTTCGCATGGCCGTGGCAGTCGGGAGCGGCCGCTCACGGAGGACGAAGTGCGCCGCAAGGCACTGACGATTTTCAGCGATGCCTGGCCCGGCGTGGATGGAAACGCGCGGCTGCGATCCGTCTGGGAGATCGCGGACAGCGCCGATGTCGCGGCTTCGCTCCTGCCTTTCCTCACGAAGTAG
- the dctP gene encoding TRAP transporter substrate-binding protein DctP — translation MMLVEVVGRNDSAVVARRHAATAMIRHSLYAQKIHPIDGLMGYTGRRRILRDVTGSGGGGDMKLSVRVAALAAASTLALTAGNFVAHAQSLRMTLGTMAVPYTPVETASNRFAEIVSEMSGGDISIVVNDSLLRGAQLAPAVRDGRIEIVMGVPTYLSGSEPRMGLQNLPGLVQSDADYRKILDAFWEDEMSAIWGEQFKAMPLATGMWEPNLLFSTRPIHSLADFQGAKIRVHNVETAQFIAALGASSTALDVAEVQAGLERGIIDGFITSLCYSYQQGMHRVTKYLQNYKLAPIQGWSILIGKDVWDGLTPERQEIFRAAGDQVEEELYAAHAQMVETCLQQFKEAGADYFEADADLRAEIFSEANTQDVYAEWYRRAEEKGFAGEDFVARARAAVDE, via the coding sequence ATGATGCTCGTCGAGGTGGTCGGCCGAAACGATAGTGCGGTCGTGGCGCGCCGGCACGCCGCGACCGCGATGATCCGGCATAGCCTCTATGCTCAGAAGATACATCCAATTGATGGGCTGATGGGATATACCGGCCGCCGACGGATCCTGCGGGATGTGACAGGATCCGGAGGTGGAGGAGACATGAAACTTTCAGTGAGGGTGGCCGCATTGGCGGCCGCATCAACGCTCGCATTGACGGCGGGCAACTTCGTTGCGCACGCGCAATCGCTGCGAATGACTCTGGGGACGATGGCTGTCCCCTATACCCCGGTCGAAACCGCGAGCAACAGATTTGCGGAGATCGTCAGCGAGATGTCCGGAGGTGACATCAGCATCGTTGTCAACGACAGCCTGCTTCGCGGGGCGCAACTGGCTCCGGCGGTCCGCGACGGTCGTATCGAGATCGTCATGGGCGTGCCGACCTATCTCAGCGGTTCCGAGCCGCGGATGGGGTTGCAGAACCTGCCCGGCCTGGTCCAGTCGGATGCCGATTATCGCAAGATTCTCGATGCCTTCTGGGAAGACGAGATGAGCGCGATTTGGGGCGAGCAGTTCAAGGCTATGCCCCTTGCAACCGGTATGTGGGAGCCAAATCTCCTGTTCTCGACCCGGCCCATCCATTCCCTTGCCGATTTCCAGGGCGCGAAGATCCGCGTGCACAACGTCGAAACCGCGCAATTCATCGCCGCTCTGGGCGCCAGCTCGACGGCGCTCGATGTCGCGGAAGTTCAGGCAGGCCTCGAACGCGGGATCATCGACGGCTTCATCACGTCGCTTTGCTATTCCTACCAGCAAGGCATGCACCGCGTGACGAAATATCTGCAAAACTACAAGCTCGCGCCAATCCAGGGATGGTCGATCCTGATCGGCAAGGATGTCTGGGACGGGTTGACGCCGGAGCGCCAGGAAATTTTTCGGGCCGCCGGCGATCAGGTGGAGGAAGAACTTTACGCGGCGCATGCGCAAATGGTCGAAACCTGCCTGCAACAATTCAAGGAGGCCGGCGCGGACTATTTCGAAGCGGACGCCGACCTTCGCGCGGAAATCTTCTCCGAAGCCAACACGCAAGATGTGTACGCGGAGTGGTATCGCCGCGCCGAGGAAAAAGGGTTCGCCGGTGAGGATTTCGTCGCCCGCGCCCGCGCGGCCGTGGACGAGTGA
- a CDS encoding TRAP transporter small permease subunit translates to MSHLTNIDRLLDRMIARLERFTTWLVVLGGLMLVVSCLLVTVDVFLRKFFVVTLGGANDLAGYAFAIAMSWAMAYVLLNRGHIRVDVLYGWFSPPVRSILDTASALALTMAAMLLLRWSADTAYQSWRMGSVSNSDLAVPLWVPQALWSLGFAYFAAVGLLVTLSCVSGLAQGRHGAVASRFGTLSQLEEAEAEIRPGLPVEAPFVARAE, encoded by the coding sequence GTGTCTCATCTGACCAATATCGACAGGCTGCTCGATCGCATGATTGCCAGGCTCGAACGCTTCACGACCTGGCTTGTTGTACTTGGCGGTCTGATGCTGGTGGTCTCGTGTCTGCTCGTCACCGTCGACGTGTTCCTGCGAAAATTCTTCGTGGTGACGCTGGGCGGTGCCAATGATTTGGCGGGCTACGCCTTCGCGATCGCCATGAGCTGGGCCATGGCCTACGTCTTGCTTAACCGTGGCCACATCAGGGTGGATGTCCTCTACGGGTGGTTCTCGCCGCCCGTCCGCTCGATCCTGGATACAGCCTCCGCTCTGGCGTTGACGATGGCCGCCATGTTGCTGCTGCGCTGGTCCGCCGATACCGCATACCAGTCCTGGCGCATGGGCTCGGTGTCGAACAGCGACCTGGCGGTGCCACTATGGGTGCCGCAAGCGTTATGGTCGCTTGGCTTCGCGTATTTCGCCGCGGTCGGTCTTCTCGTGACGCTCAGTTGCGTTTCCGGCCTCGCGCAGGGACGGCACGGCGCGGTGGCATCCCGGTTCGGAACGCTGTCGCAGCTGGAAGAAGCCGAGGCTGAAATCCGGCCCGGACTTCCTGTCGAGGCGCCATTCGTAGCGCGAGCGGAGTAG
- a CDS encoding TRAP transporter large permease, protein MLPALVFGLLVLVLLSLPVAAILMALAYALDVSAAFMPLTRALGDVAWGASSDFLLLSIPLFVLLGEIVLRAGIAHRMYDAMTAWVSWLPGGLMHSNIAASSLFAATAGSSVATAATVSTIALPQAKKNGYDERLFLGSIAAGGTLGILIPPSVTMIVYGVLTQTPVPRLYMAGLIPGLLLAGLFMLYIAVRCYMRPSLDGLKPKFTWSERIRVLPDLLPPLLLFATVVGSIYAGLASPTEAASLGILAALGLAVWTGTLSRQMLAECFVGMMKTSAMIMLIVVAAYYLNFVMATVGATNTISNFVRALDMPPALLLLVVVTIFLIVGFFMESLSIMIMLVPIVTPVVVAAGFDPVWFGVVVVLMIETGLITPPVGLNLFVVQNIRASGSITDVMVGSVPFVFVMLAMVFMLWLFPEIALGLPNLIYN, encoded by the coding sequence ATGCTGCCCGCTCTTGTCTTCGGACTTCTTGTCCTCGTCCTCCTGTCGCTGCCGGTCGCGGCGATTCTGATGGCGCTTGCCTACGCGCTGGACGTCAGCGCCGCGTTCATGCCGCTGACCCGCGCGCTGGGCGACGTTGCCTGGGGAGCCAGCAGCGATTTTCTTCTGCTCTCCATTCCGCTGTTCGTGCTCCTTGGAGAAATCGTGCTGCGTGCCGGCATCGCACACCGGATGTACGATGCGATGACGGCATGGGTGTCATGGCTGCCGGGCGGCTTGATGCACTCGAACATCGCGGCATCCAGCCTGTTTGCCGCAACCGCTGGATCGAGCGTGGCGACGGCGGCCACGGTCAGCACCATCGCTCTGCCGCAGGCGAAAAAGAATGGTTACGACGAGCGCCTGTTCCTCGGCTCGATCGCTGCCGGCGGGACACTGGGGATCCTGATCCCGCCATCGGTGACAATGATCGTGTACGGCGTGCTGACACAGACGCCGGTGCCGCGCCTCTACATGGCGGGCCTGATACCGGGTCTGCTGCTGGCAGGGCTATTCATGCTGTACATCGCGGTGCGCTGCTATATGCGCCCGTCGCTGGACGGTCTCAAGCCGAAGTTCACCTGGTCCGAGCGGATACGCGTTCTACCGGATCTCCTGCCACCGCTGCTGCTTTTTGCAACGGTTGTCGGTTCGATCTATGCCGGTCTCGCGTCGCCGACGGAAGCCGCGTCGCTCGGCATTCTTGCTGCGCTTGGCCTTGCGGTGTGGACCGGCACCTTGTCGCGCCAGATGCTCGCGGAATGTTTCGTCGGTATGATGAAGACATCGGCGATGATCATGCTCATCGTGGTTGCGGCATACTACCTCAACTTCGTCATGGCGACGGTCGGCGCAACGAACACGATCAGCAATTTCGTTCGCGCGCTGGATATGCCGCCGGCTCTCCTGTTGCTGGTTGTTGTGACTATTTTCCTGATCGTGGGCTTCTTCATGGAATCTCTCTCCATCATGATCATGCTCGTACCGATCGTCACGCCGGTCGTGGTTGCAGCGGGCTTCGACCCGGTCTGGTTCGGCGTCGTCGTCGTACTGATGATCGAGACCGGCCTGATCACGCCGCCCGTCGGGCTCAACCTGTTCGTCGTGCAGAACATTCGCGCTTCCGGCTCCATCACCGACGTCATGGTGGGGTCGGTGCCGTTCGTCTTCGTCATGCTCGCGATGGTGTTTATGCTCTGGCTTTTCCCGGAGATTGCCCTCGGCCTTCCCAACCTGATCTACAATTGA
- a CDS encoding TRAP transporter large permease subunit, with the protein MNPHTIHLAPGEDAAASVPELGAGALPTLLARLLGSIAAILNVLLAFMVLYEIVSRSVFGRPTAWVTEYSTYLLIAITALGLSYAQYRRAHIQVDFLAEVLPAWLSEPMRRAAAWLTLYCLAFLTWQMAIHVVSERINDTRDWGLMATPQWIPQLPMLAGLAAFLVYFFWECLASSLRRSQLRKTLAIVLALATAAALLYLGRFPVRWPGTHLDIGAVLLTVSMVAIVFAVEEAKAAVVTIATLAAGIMSFWLVAGGSVVLVGTVIGLATIAALMMGMQIWAALGLIGLLGLYFLLPSPQIAAVAERTWSGLNSFTFTAVPLFVLMGNLLIRSGVGSMFYETLVRWFGWLPGGLGYSTIGAAGVFSALSGSTLATAATIGQVAGPEMTKRGYSKKLSYGTLAGGGVLGVLIPPSIPLIIYGATVGAPITTLFIAGIVPGLLVMGTMMVVILFWSLLVKGSAPATLRFSWRERISSLSSLLPFVIMIVAIFGSMYGGLVTATEAAAIGALMGAILCAFYGKLSFESVKDAAVETVVITSTILFIVAGASVLSWVVDYAGVPQTLVVSMRESGLQPWQMIVLIGILYVVLGMFLDAISMMLMTLAVTFPIVMLAGYDAIWFGIALVMLIEVGLITPPVGMVLFVLKGTLPDASLNDITIGAIPFVFIILANVVLIAIFPEIVSWLPNLLEGGN; encoded by the coding sequence ATGAATCCGCACACCATTCATCTCGCCCCGGGTGAGGACGCTGCCGCCTCCGTACCGGAACTCGGGGCAGGCGCCCTGCCGACGCTGCTCGCCAGGCTACTCGGCTCCATTGCTGCGATCCTCAACGTGCTGCTCGCCTTCATGGTCCTGTACGAGATCGTGTCGAGGAGCGTTTTCGGACGCCCCACCGCCTGGGTGACCGAATATTCGACCTACTTGCTGATCGCGATCACCGCATTGGGCCTCTCCTACGCCCAGTACCGCAGGGCGCATATTCAGGTCGATTTTCTTGCCGAGGTGCTGCCTGCCTGGCTGAGCGAGCCGATGCGTCGTGCGGCGGCCTGGCTGACCCTCTATTGCCTGGCTTTCCTCACGTGGCAGATGGCCATCCACGTCGTGTCCGAGCGGATTAACGACACGCGCGACTGGGGGCTGATGGCGACGCCCCAGTGGATACCACAGCTTCCGATGCTCGCAGGCCTGGCGGCGTTCCTCGTTTATTTCTTCTGGGAGTGCCTGGCGTCGTCGCTCCGGCGTTCCCAGCTTCGAAAGACGCTCGCGATCGTCCTGGCGCTGGCGACCGCGGCAGCCCTGCTTTATCTGGGGCGGTTTCCGGTGCGCTGGCCCGGCACGCATCTCGACATCGGGGCGGTTCTGCTCACCGTTTCCATGGTCGCGATCGTTTTCGCGGTCGAGGAAGCGAAGGCTGCCGTGGTAACGATCGCTACCCTTGCAGCCGGCATCATGTCGTTCTGGCTGGTGGCGGGTGGGTCCGTTGTACTCGTGGGCACAGTGATAGGCCTCGCCACCATCGCCGCGCTGATGATGGGTATGCAGATCTGGGCTGCTCTTGGCCTCATAGGGCTTCTCGGGCTCTACTTCCTGCTTCCCTCGCCGCAAATCGCCGCAGTCGCGGAGCGCACCTGGTCGGGGCTGAATTCCTTCACCTTCACCGCGGTGCCGCTGTTCGTTCTGATGGGGAATCTGCTGATACGCTCCGGCGTCGGCAGCATGTTTTATGAAACGCTCGTGCGCTGGTTCGGCTGGCTGCCCGGTGGACTCGGCTATTCGACGATTGGCGCTGCCGGTGTCTTTTCGGCCTTGTCCGGCTCCACGCTGGCGACGGCCGCGACGATCGGTCAGGTGGCCGGGCCGGAGATGACGAAACGAGGGTACAGCAAGAAACTGAGCTACGGCACGCTGGCCGGTGGGGGCGTCCTCGGCGTCCTCATCCCACCAAGCATCCCGCTCATCATCTACGGAGCGACGGTGGGCGCGCCCATCACCACGCTTTTCATCGCGGGCATCGTTCCGGGACTGCTGGTGATGGGCACGATGATGGTCGTGATCCTCTTCTGGAGCCTTCTCGTAAAAGGGTCCGCGCCGGCGACGTTGCGCTTCAGCTGGCGCGAGAGGATTTCCTCCCTGTCGTCTCTTCTTCCGTTCGTTATCATGATCGTAGCGATCTTCGGCTCGATGTATGGCGGTCTTGTAACCGCCACGGAAGCCGCCGCGATCGGCGCGCTGATGGGTGCGATACTCTGCGCCTTCTACGGCAAACTGTCCTTCGAGTCGGTGAAGGACGCCGCCGTCGAAACGGTGGTGATTACGTCGACCATCCTCTTCATCGTCGCCGGCGCCAGTGTGCTCAGCTGGGTGGTGGACTATGCGGGCGTACCGCAGACGCTGGTCGTGAGTATGCGGGAAAGCGGGCTTCAGCCGTGGCAGATGATCGTGCTCATCGGCATCCTGTACGTTGTGCTGGGGATGTTCCTCGACGCCATTTCGATGATGCTGATGACCTTGGCCGTCACCTTTCCGATCGTCATGCTCGCGGGATATGACGCGATCTGGTTCGGCATCGCACTGGTCATGTTGATCGAGGTCGGGCTGATCACGCCGCCGGTTGGAATGGTGCTGTTCGTTCTCAAGGGCACCTTGCCGGACGCGTCGCTGAACGACATTACCATCGGCGCGATCCCCTTCGTGTTCATCATCCTGGCCAATGTCGTCCTGATAGCGATCTTTCCCGAAATCGTGAGCTGGCTTCCAAATCTTCTGGAGGGCGGTAATTAG